From the genome of Fimbriimonadaceae bacterium, one region includes:
- a CDS encoding RNA-binding protein, giving the protein MATKTLYVGNLPYSMTESDLQNQFSKYGASNARIIEGRGFGFVDIDADQLDTAVEECNQKDVGGRTLTVNEAKPKSSSGGGGGGGGGYGNRGGGGGGNRW; this is encoded by the coding sequence ATGGCTACAAAAACACTTTACGTCGGCAATCTGCCGTACTCCATGACCGAGAGCGATCTCCAGAACCAATTCTCCAAATACGGGGCCAGCAACGCCCGCATCATCGAGGGGCGCGGCTTCGGCTTCGTCGACATCGATGCGGACCAGTTGGACACCGCCGTCGAGGAGTGCAACCAGAAGGACGTGGGCGGTCGAACGCTCACCGTCAACGAGGCCAAGCCGAAGTCCAGCTCGGGCGGCGGCGGTGGCGGTGGCGGTGGCTACGGCAACCGCGGCGGCGGTGGCGGCGGAAACCGCTGGTAG
- a CDS encoding DUF1080 domain-containing protein, whose product MLTALVALIALQAPNTLSDAEVKAGWKLLFDGKTTHGWHNFMKEGIGSGWVVKDGALTSEDPGKAGDIVTDDQYDWFELIVDFKLTPGGNSGIMFHVQDTGEATWHSGPEVQIYDNGANEAAQKSGWLYQLYSSDKDSTKPVGEWNEIRLLVTPKHCETDVNGVKYYDFVLDSDDFKARVAKSKFAEHEMFASKRIGRIAIQGDHGVVSFRNIKIRPIKQ is encoded by the coding sequence ATGCTCACGGCCCTCGTCGCACTCATCGCCCTCCAAGCTCCCAACACGCTCTCCGACGCGGAGGTCAAAGCGGGGTGGAAGCTCCTGTTCGACGGAAAGACCACCCATGGTTGGCACAACTTCATGAAGGAGGGGATCGGATCCGGCTGGGTCGTCAAGGATGGCGCGCTCACCTCCGAAGACCCGGGCAAGGCCGGAGACATCGTCACCGACGACCAATACGACTGGTTCGAGCTGATCGTCGACTTCAAACTCACCCCGGGCGGCAACAGCGGGATCATGTTCCACGTGCAGGACACGGGAGAGGCCACCTGGCACAGCGGCCCCGAGGTGCAGATCTACGACAACGGGGCGAACGAAGCGGCCCAGAAGTCTGGCTGGTTGTACCAGCTCTACAGCTCCGACAAGGACTCGACCAAGCCCGTGGGCGAGTGGAACGAGATCCGCCTGCTCGTCACCCCGAAACACTGCGAGACCGATGTGAACGGCGTGAAGTACTACGATTTCGTGCTTGACAGCGACGACTTCAAGGCCCGAGTCGCCAAAAGCAAATTCGCCGAGCACGAGATGTTCGCATCGAAGCGGATCGGCCGCATCGCGATCCAAGGCGACCATGGGGTCGTCTCGTTCCGCAACATCAAGATTCGTCCCATCAAACAGTAG
- the rocD gene encoding ornithine--oxo-acid transaminase — MRDDEVLAMTERYGTHNYHPLPVNIVRGEGLYVWDGSDKRYFDCIGSYSAVANGHASPAVVAAAKAQLEKLTLTSRAVYTTELALFLKRVCEYTGTDMACPMNTGAEAVETAIKLARKWAYSVKGIEPDNAEILVAKNNFHGRTTTIVGFSTEAQYRDLFGPYGTGFKVVEFGNLDAVEAAITPNTCAVLMEPIQAEAGILFPPEGFMAGLRRLCDKHNVLLVWDEIQTGFCRTGKKFAWQHEDAEPDLMCLGKALGGGVLPVSAVVGKRKVMEVFEPGDHGSTFGGNPLACSVAVAAMDEMDELDLAANSACQGKRMVDAMRAMAKGPLASVIQDVRGRGLLVGLEVRPEVDTQALQSSFLKHGVLTKETRSRTFRFAPPLILDDGSLADLLARVERALTPD; from the coding sequence ATGAGAGACGACGAAGTCCTCGCCATGACCGAGCGCTACGGAACCCACAACTACCACCCTCTTCCCGTGAACATCGTCCGCGGAGAGGGACTTTACGTGTGGGATGGCAGCGACAAACGGTACTTCGACTGCATCGGTTCCTACTCGGCCGTGGCGAACGGCCACGCCTCACCGGCCGTCGTCGCGGCCGCCAAGGCGCAGCTCGAAAAGCTGACGCTCACGAGCCGGGCGGTGTACACGACCGAGCTGGCACTCTTTCTCAAGAGGGTCTGCGAATACACCGGGACCGACATGGCCTGCCCCATGAACACCGGCGCGGAGGCCGTGGAGACGGCGATCAAGCTCGCACGCAAATGGGCGTATTCGGTGAAGGGGATCGAGCCGGACAACGCGGAAATCCTCGTGGCGAAGAACAACTTCCACGGGCGCACGACCACGATCGTCGGGTTCAGCACGGAAGCCCAGTATCGGGATCTCTTCGGACCCTACGGCACCGGCTTCAAAGTCGTCGAGTTCGGGAACCTGGACGCCGTGGAAGCGGCGATCACGCCCAACACGTGCGCGGTGCTGATGGAACCGATCCAGGCCGAGGCGGGGATTCTCTTCCCCCCGGAGGGCTTCATGGCCGGTCTCAGGCGGCTTTGCGACAAGCACAACGTGCTGCTCGTTTGGGACGAGATCCAGACGGGTTTTTGCCGGACCGGCAAGAAGTTCGCCTGGCAGCACGAGGACGCGGAGCCGGACCTCATGTGCCTCGGCAAGGCGCTCGGCGGCGGCGTCCTACCGGTCTCGGCCGTGGTCGGCAAGCGCAAAGTGATGGAGGTGTTCGAACCCGGAGACCATGGAAGCACGTTTGGAGGCAATCCCCTCGCGTGCTCGGTGGCGGTTGCCGCGATGGACGAAATGGACGAGCTCGACCTGGCCGCCAACTCGGCTTGCCAGGGCAAACGAATGGTCGACGCGATGCGCGCGATGGCCAAAGGCCCGTTGGCTTCCGTGATCCAAGACGTGCGCGGACGAGGCTTGCTGGTAGGCCTCGAAGTGCGCCCAGAGGTGGACACCCAAGCGCTGCAGAGTTCGTTCCTCAAGCACGGAGTGCTGACCAAGGAGACGCGCTCCCGGACGTTCCGGTTCGCGCCTCCCCTGATCCTCGACGACGGGTCGTTGGCCGATCTGCTGGCGAGGGTCGAGCGCGCGCTGACCCCAGACTAG
- a CDS encoding DUF6159 family protein, protein MGRLERSWSLAKQSWAVLRGNPKLAVFPVVSSVAILLVTASFFIPLVAAVGLKNLEQPPAYAYAVTFAYYLVSYFVVVFFNAALIHCANEALEGRSAEFGDGIHAAMSRLGPIIGWSLLSATIGTILNAISERLGIVGQIIIGLLGAAWNIVTFFAVPMLVLKGVGPFDAVKGSWATIKKTWGETLIGNAGVSLAVFVMAIPAVVLIVATAFTGIAALIIGAVALSVLYWAVLAAVGACMNGIYTTAVFSYAQSGEIPSGFDGETIRQAFTQKPAKKRPWG, encoded by the coding sequence ATGGGAAGGTTGGAACGATCTTGGAGCCTGGCGAAGCAGAGCTGGGCCGTGTTGCGTGGAAATCCGAAACTGGCGGTGTTCCCCGTGGTCTCGTCGGTCGCGATCCTCTTGGTGACCGCGAGCTTCTTTATTCCCCTGGTTGCGGCGGTCGGGCTGAAGAACCTCGAGCAACCGCCTGCCTACGCCTATGCCGTCACGTTCGCTTATTACCTCGTCAGCTACTTCGTGGTCGTGTTCTTCAACGCGGCCTTGATCCATTGCGCGAACGAGGCCCTGGAGGGCCGGAGCGCCGAGTTCGGAGACGGGATCCACGCGGCGATGAGCCGGCTGGGCCCGATTATCGGATGGTCCCTGCTCTCGGCGACGATCGGCACGATCCTCAACGCGATTTCCGAGCGCCTCGGCATCGTCGGGCAGATCATCATCGGGCTCTTGGGCGCGGCGTGGAACATCGTCACGTTCTTCGCGGTGCCGATGTTGGTGTTGAAGGGAGTCGGCCCCTTCGATGCCGTGAAGGGCTCTTGGGCGACCATCAAGAAGACGTGGGGCGAGACCCTGATCGGCAACGCAGGGGTTTCCCTGGCCGTGTTCGTGATGGCGATTCCGGCGGTGGTCTTGATCGTTGCGACGGCCTTCACCGGCATCGCGGCCCTCATCATCGGCGCAGTGGCCCTGTCCGTTCTCTACTGGGCGGTCCTCGCCGCCGTGGGGGCGTGCATGAACGGGATCTACACGACCGCGGTGTTCAGCTACGCGCAAAGCGGCGAGATTCCAAGCGGCTTCGACGGCGAGACGATCCGACAGGCGTTCACCCAGAAACCCGCCAAGAAGCGGCCCTGGGGATAG
- a CDS encoding DMT family transporter: MSPRTLALVALTLVAFASNSLLCRLALRDGAIDWASFTSIRLASGAVALWILVAVPRRRSPLAEGSARMAGALVLYAVAFSFAYLELNAGTGALVLFGAVQATMIAAGIVGGERPTAWEWLGLAGAVGGLVYLVSPGLEAPDPLGAASMAMAGVAWGFYSLWGRGVPQPGAATAGNFVRAAPFGLIPLALLARQLHVTSEGVLLAAVSGAFTSGVGYVIWYQALRGLTATRAAVVQLAVPIVAAFGGVLLLGESLTWRLGLASVVTLGGVGIAVFGRSRRR; encoded by the coding sequence GTGTCACCCCGCACGTTGGCGCTTGTGGCTCTCACCTTGGTCGCGTTCGCGTCGAACTCGCTGCTGTGCCGACTTGCGCTGCGCGATGGGGCGATCGACTGGGCCAGCTTTACGTCGATTCGCCTTGCTTCGGGTGCGGTCGCGCTGTGGATTCTGGTGGCCGTTCCGCGGCGGAGGTCTCCGCTCGCGGAAGGGTCGGCCCGAATGGCGGGCGCACTCGTTCTCTATGCCGTCGCGTTCTCGTTCGCGTATCTGGAGCTCAACGCGGGAACCGGCGCGCTGGTCCTGTTCGGCGCGGTGCAGGCCACCATGATCGCCGCGGGGATCGTCGGCGGGGAGCGACCCACCGCGTGGGAGTGGCTGGGGCTCGCGGGTGCTGTGGGAGGTTTGGTGTACCTCGTTTCCCCCGGGTTGGAGGCGCCGGATCCCCTGGGTGCGGCGTCGATGGCCATGGCCGGCGTCGCGTGGGGCTTCTACTCCCTGTGGGGCCGCGGCGTGCCTCAACCAGGAGCCGCCACCGCCGGGAACTTTGTGCGCGCGGCCCCGTTTGGACTGATCCCCCTGGCTCTGCTCGCGCGCCAACTCCACGTGACGTCCGAAGGAGTTTTGCTTGCTGCAGTATCCGGCGCCTTCACCTCGGGCGTCGGCTATGTGATCTGGTATCAGGCGCTGCGTGGATTGACCGCGACGCGGGCCGCGGTGGTGCAGTTGGCCGTCCCGATCGTCGCAGCGTTCGGCGGGGTGTTGTTGCTCGGAGAGTCGCTGACGTGGCGCCTGGGACTCGCATCGGTCGTGACGCTGGGTGGTGTGGGAATCGCCGTGTTCGGCAGAAGCCGTAGACGGTAA
- a CDS encoding pirin family protein yields the protein MSIRPVERVIQTKPTLEGAGVHLQRAFGFHETNAFDPFLLLDDFRNDDPDQYLAGFPWHPHRGIETITYVLAGTVEHGDSMGNRGAIEAGDIQWMTAGRGIIHQEMPKGDAQGRMHGFQLWANLPSSLKMTAPHYQEIKSAEIPEVIDDDGTKVRVVAGDFWGKRGSVDGIAADPIYLDVSIPPGVRKVLPMDTRRQAFAYVFAGEGVFANASDPQPVPTEGIDGSIQPSEVKNRSLVQFSSGDEIVVQAGEEGLRFLLVSGKPLKEPVAWYGPIVMNTNDEIKRAIKDLNEGTFLEAADTR from the coding sequence ATGTCCATCCGACCCGTCGAGCGTGTGATCCAGACCAAGCCGACCCTGGAGGGTGCCGGGGTGCACCTTCAACGGGCATTTGGCTTCCACGAGACCAACGCGTTCGACCCCTTCCTGCTCCTCGACGACTTCCGCAACGACGATCCGGACCAGTATCTGGCTGGGTTCCCGTGGCATCCCCATCGCGGCATCGAGACGATCACCTACGTGCTCGCCGGAACCGTCGAGCACGGCGACTCGATGGGCAACCGGGGGGCGATCGAAGCGGGCGACATCCAGTGGATGACCGCCGGGCGCGGGATCATCCACCAAGAGATGCCCAAAGGCGACGCCCAGGGACGCATGCATGGGTTCCAGCTCTGGGCCAACCTCCCCTCGTCACTCAAGATGACGGCCCCCCACTACCAGGAGATCAAGTCCGCGGAGATCCCAGAAGTGATCGACGACGACGGCACCAAAGTGCGCGTCGTGGCCGGCGATTTTTGGGGCAAGCGCGGCTCGGTGGACGGCATCGCCGCCGACCCGATCTACCTCGACGTCTCCATTCCCCCTGGGGTGCGCAAGGTGCTGCCCATGGACACCCGCCGCCAGGCGTTCGCGTACGTCTTTGCGGGCGAAGGCGTGTTCGCCAACGCTTCCGATCCCCAACCCGTGCCCACCGAGGGGATCGACGGTTCGATCCAGCCCTCGGAGGTGAAGAACCGCTCTCTCGTGCAGTTTTCGAGCGGCGACGAGATCGTGGTGCAGGCGGGCGAAGAGGGATTGCGGTTCCTGTTGGTCTCGGGCAAGCCGCTCAAAGAGCCCGTCGCCTGGTACGGCCCGATCGTGATGAACACGAACGACGAAATCAAGCGGGCGATCAAAGATCTGAACGAAGGCACCTTCTTGGAGGCGGCCGACACGCGCTAG